Proteins encoded within one genomic window of bacterium:
- the lptB gene encoding LPS export ABC transporter ATP-binding protein produces the protein MAADGHRPSGLLRAEGLTKRLGGRDILGGVSVEVRGGEVVGLLGPNGAGKTTTFYCVVGLLRPDGGTVSLNGVDVTREPMYRRARIGIAYLAQEPSVFRRLTVEENLLAILETLPLSHEERSERLAQLLEDLSIAHLAKSPAYTLSGGERRRVEISRALVTSPTFMLLDEPFAGIDPIAVLDIQSIITQLRARGIGILITDHNVRETLGICDRAYILSGGVILEEGTPEVIAASRRARELYLGEGFSL, from the coding sequence ATGGCCGCTGACGGACATCGCCCCAGCGGGCTGCTGCGCGCCGAAGGGTTGACCAAGCGCCTGGGCGGGCGCGACATCCTCGGCGGCGTCAGCGTCGAGGTGCGCGGCGGCGAGGTGGTCGGTCTGCTCGGACCGAACGGCGCCGGCAAGACCACCACGTTCTACTGCGTGGTCGGCCTGCTGCGGCCGGACGGCGGCACGGTGTCGCTGAACGGCGTCGACGTCACCCGCGAGCCCATGTACCGCCGGGCGCGCATCGGCATCGCCTACCTGGCGCAGGAGCCGTCGGTGTTCCGCCGCCTGACCGTCGAGGAGAACCTGCTGGCGATCCTCGAGACCCTGCCGCTCTCGCACGAGGAGCGCAGCGAACGCCTGGCGCAGTTGCTCGAGGATCTGAGCATCGCCCACCTCGCCAAGAGCCCGGCCTACACGCTCTCCGGCGGCGAGCGCCGCCGGGTGGAGATCTCGCGCGCGCTGGTGACGTCGCCGACCTTCATGCTGCTCGACGAGCCGTTCGCCGGCATCGATCCGATCGCCGTGCTCGACATCCAGTCGATCATCACGCAATTGCGCGCGCGCGGCATCGGCATTCTCATCACGGATCACAACGTTCGAGAAACGCTTGGAATTTGTGACCGAGCGTATATCCTCAGCGGCGGAGTCATTCTGGAAGAAGGCACACCGGAAGTGATCGCGGCGAGCCGTCGGGCCCGCGAACTGTACCTGGGAGAGGGGTTCAGCCTATAA
- a CDS encoding M48 family metallopeptidase: protein MSAAGWRGAGAALGLTLLALSGCSTVPYTNRSQFMMMAESDDLRLGAAAYQQVLKKEKIVRDPRITAPVQEVGRRIAAAADKPEYQWEFTVIDDPKQANAFCLPGGKVAVYTGIFPIAKDEAGLATVIGHEVAHALARHGAERMSTGMALQAAGAAVAIASGGQSAATQQAIMTAYGLGAQVGVALPFSRSQESEADRIGLILMAKAGYDPEAALGLWQRMEQNSGGKGPPEWLSTHPAEGTRQDDIRGWIAEARQYYRPPPAPDAMLPAIAGTGGGSSGRGSATDEPRFR, encoded by the coding sequence ATGTCGGCCGCAGGATGGAGGGGCGCGGGCGCGGCGCTCGGACTGACGCTGCTCGCGCTGTCGGGCTGCTCGACGGTTCCGTACACCAATCGCAGCCAATTCATGATGATGGCGGAATCCGACGATCTGAGGCTCGGCGCCGCCGCGTACCAGCAGGTGTTGAAGAAGGAGAAGATCGTCCGCGATCCGCGGATCACCGCGCCGGTGCAGGAGGTCGGGCGCCGCATCGCCGCCGCCGCCGACAAACCGGAGTACCAGTGGGAGTTCACGGTCATCGACGATCCCAAGCAGGCGAACGCGTTCTGCCTGCCGGGCGGCAAGGTCGCGGTGTACACGGGGATCTTTCCGATCGCCAAGGACGAGGCTGGCCTGGCGACGGTGATCGGGCACGAGGTGGCGCACGCCCTGGCGCGGCACGGCGCCGAGCGCATGAGCACCGGCATGGCGCTGCAGGCCGCCGGAGCCGCGGTGGCCATCGCCTCGGGCGGCCAGAGCGCGGCGACCCAGCAGGCGATCATGACGGCCTACGGGCTCGGCGCCCAGGTCGGCGTCGCGCTGCCATTCAGCCGCTCGCAGGAGTCGGAAGCGGATCGCATCGGTCTCATCCTGATGGCCAAGGCGGGCTACGACCCCGAGGCAGCGCTCGGACTGTGGCAACGGATGGAGCAGAATTCGGGCGGCAAGGGGCCCCCGGAATGGCTCTCGACCCACCCCGCGGAGGGGACGCGCCAGGACGACATCCGCGGCTGGATCGCCGAGGCGCGGCAGTACTATCGGCCGCCGCCGGCCCCCGACGCCATGCTGCCGGCGATCGCCGGCACGGGCGGCGGCAGCAGTGGGCGCGGCAGCGCGACGGACGAGCCCAGGTTCCGCTGA
- the lptA gene encoding lipopolysaccharide transport periplasmic protein LptA, which translates to MRLLIAALVFLGATASARAQDAPGAPPRMDGLLGNFSLGGNRGPVNVASDQMEFDYKTMVLTYRGNVLVTQADMTLRADTLTVTLAKDGPQRAKEVVAEGNVQIDAGERHASGGRAVFDDAKRTVTLSDDARLSDGPNEVAGDRVVVFIDEQRSVVEGGPERVRAVLYPPTQRPNEGAEPRHGR; encoded by the coding sequence ATGCGGCTCCTCATTGCGGCCCTCGTCTTCCTGGGGGCGACTGCCAGCGCTCGCGCGCAGGACGCGCCCGGGGCGCCGCCGCGCATGGACGGGTTGCTCGGCAACTTCTCCCTCGGCGGCAACCGCGGCCCGGTGAACGTCGCGTCGGACCAGATGGAATTCGACTACAAGACGATGGTGCTCACCTACCGCGGCAACGTCCTGGTCACCCAGGCCGACATGACGTTGCGCGCCGACACCCTGACCGTGACGCTGGCGAAGGACGGGCCGCAGCGCGCCAAGGAGGTCGTCGCCGAGGGCAATGTGCAGATCGACGCCGGCGAGCGGCACGCGTCCGGCGGCCGGGCCGTGTTCGACGACGCCAAGCGGACGGTCACCCTCAGTGACGACGCGCGGCTGAGCGACGGTCCGAACGAGGTCGCCGGCGACCGCGTCGTCGTCTTCATCGACGAGCAGCGCAGCGTCGTCGAGGGCGGCCCCGAGCGGGTGCGCGCCGTCCTCTACCCGCCCACCCAGCGACCCAACGAGGGGGCAGAACCGCGCCATGGCCGCTGA
- the lptC gene encoding LPS export ABC transporter periplasmic protein LptC — MRSRLRLLVGIALVATIGGGVWLLWRDAAARRAAERAATPVEVLPDVSQRIQNFHRVKVENGRKVWEVEARDAQYREGEGVVSVIDPVVALYLADGREVSLRGTTGTVFLDGRELKRVDVEGAIAVRLGDYALSTDRASYEVATDLVTAPGSVHITGGGLDIVGQHMEVEVGAQRLRLAEQVRVVLQPAT, encoded by the coding sequence ATGAGATCGCGCCTCCGTCTGCTGGTCGGCATCGCGCTGGTCGCGACGATCGGCGGTGGGGTCTGGCTCCTCTGGCGCGACGCCGCCGCGCGGCGTGCCGCCGAGCGCGCGGCGACGCCGGTCGAGGTGCTGCCGGACGTCTCCCAGCGCATCCAGAACTTCCACCGCGTCAAGGTCGAGAACGGCCGCAAGGTCTGGGAGGTGGAGGCGCGCGACGCACAGTACAGGGAGGGGGAGGGCGTCGTGAGCGTCATCGATCCCGTGGTCGCGCTCTACCTCGCCGACGGGCGTGAGGTGTCGTTGCGCGGCACGACCGGCACCGTGTTTCTCGACGGCCGCGAGCTGAAGCGGGTCGACGTCGAGGGCGCGATCGCCGTGCGGCTCGGCGACTACGCATTGAGCACCGATCGCGCCAGCTACGAGGTCGCGACCGATCTGGTGACCGCGCCCGGCTCCGTGCACATCACCGGCGGCGGCCTCGACATCGTCGGCCAGCACATGGAGGTCGAGGTCGGCGCCCAGCGTCTGCGCCTCGCCGAACAGGTGCGCGTCGTCCTGCAGCCGGCGACCTGA
- a CDS encoding CDP-diacylglycerol O-phosphatidyltransferase encodes MAEPALHEPGARLRAWGVHLYTGSGAVLALLALDAVMRDAFGAAFLWMAIAMFVDCTDGTLARRARVKHVLPQFDGSKLDDIIDYLNYVFVPIVLVLRAGLLPDHACALIAAALPLLASGYGFCQAAAKTPDHFFTGFPSYWNVVALYLFVLGWPAWVNALVLIVFAVLVFVPIRYLYPSRMRTAQKTTYALGAVWGACVFWMLAQFPAPSRLLSVGTLLFPAYYVGISVFLHLRTPPSPTRPADYEDEP; translated from the coding sequence ATGGCGGAACCCGCACTCCACGAGCCCGGCGCACGCCTGCGCGCCTGGGGCGTGCACCTGTACACCGGCAGCGGCGCGGTGCTGGCGCTGCTGGCGCTCGACGCGGTGATGCGCGATGCCTTCGGCGCCGCCTTCCTGTGGATGGCCATCGCCATGTTCGTCGACTGCACCGACGGCACGCTGGCGCGGCGGGCGCGCGTCAAGCACGTCCTGCCGCAGTTCGACGGCTCGAAGCTCGACGACATCATCGACTACCTCAACTACGTCTTCGTTCCGATCGTCCTCGTGCTGCGCGCCGGCCTGCTCCCGGATCACGCCTGCGCGCTGATCGCCGCGGCACTGCCGCTGCTCGCCAGCGGCTACGGTTTCTGCCAGGCGGCGGCCAAGACGCCGGACCACTTCTTCACCGGTTTTCCGTCGTACTGGAACGTCGTCGCGCTCTACCTGTTCGTCCTCGGCTGGCCGGCCTGGGTGAATGCCCTGGTGCTGATCGTCTTCGCGGTGCTGGTCTTCGTGCCCATCCGCTACCTCTACCCGAGCCGCATGCGCACGGCGCAGAAGACCACCTACGCGCTCGGGGCCGTCTGGGGCGCTTGCGTCTTCTGGATGCTGGCGCAGTTTCCGGCGCCATCGCGCCTGCTGAGCGTGGGCACCCTGCTCTTCCCCGCCTACTACGTCGGCATCTCGGTGTTCCTGCACCTGCGCACGCCGCCGTCGCCGACCCGTCCGGCCGACTACGAGGACGAGCCGTAG